One Setaria viridis chromosome 5, Setaria_viridis_v4.0, whole genome shotgun sequence genomic region harbors:
- the LOC117854465 gene encoding molybdate transporter 2, with protein MASAAGDPLLPPEGSGRRLGFLPSSVHLKTSVWSELGGAVGDLGTYIPIVLALSLASHLDLGTTLIFTALYNFSTGLLFGIPMPVQPMKSIAAVALSSAHLTIPQIMSAGLSVAAVLLFLGATGLMTCLYRLLPLPVVRGIQLSQGLSFAFTAVKYIRYVQDFSHSSSASTAVARPLLGLDGLVLALAALLFIILATGSGDDEEVSSDGTIRRRRSCSRVPAALIVFALGLLLCFVRDPSIVQGLRFGPAPLRIVKITWDDFKIGFWEGAVPQLPLSVLNSVIAVCKLSSDLFPERAELSPARVSVSVGLMNFVGCWFGAMPCCHGAGGLAGQYRFGGRSGASVVFLAIGKLALGLVFGNSFVTILGQFPIGILGVMLLFSGVELAMASRDMGTKEESFVMLICAGVSLTGSSAALGFISGIVLYLLLRLRDVDYRGLLGRWGAGRRQTGNKAGGDGDEDA; from the coding sequence AtggcgtccgccgccggcgacccgcTCCTCCCCCCCGAGGGCAGCGGACGCCGCCTCGGgttcctcccctcctccgtccATCTCAAGACCTCCGTCTGGTCCGAGCtgggcggcgcggtgggcgaCCTGGGCACCTACATCCCCATCGTGCTCGCGCTGTCGCTGGCGTCGCACCTCGACCTCGGCACCACGCTCATCTTCACCGCGCTCTACAACTTCTCCACGGGCCTGCTCTTCGGCATCCCGATGCCCGTGCAGCCCATGAAGTCCATCGCCGCTGTTGCGCTCTCCTCGGCGCACCTCACCATCCCGCAGATCATGTCCGCGGGGCTGtcggtcgccgccgtcctgctctTCCTCGGCGCTACGGGCCTCATGACCTGCCTCTaccgcctcctcccgctccccgTCGTGCGCGGCATCCAGCTCTCGCAGGGGCTCTCCTTCGCCTTCACCGCCGTCAAGTACATACGCTACGTCCAGGACTTCTCCCACTCGTcctctgcctccaccgccgtggCGCGCCCGCTCCTCGGCCTCGACGGCCTGGTCCTCGCGCTCGCGGCGCTGCTGTTCATCATCCTCGCCACCGgctccggcgacgacgaggaagtCTCCAGCGACGGCAcgattcgccgccgccgctcctgcagCCGCGTCCCGGCGGCGCTCATCGTGTTCGCGCTCGGCCTGCTGCTCTGCTTCGTGCGTGACCCGTCGATTGTGCAGGGCCTTCGTTTTGGGCCGGCGCCGCTGCGGATCGTCAAGATCACCTGGGACGATTTCAAGATCGGGTTCTGGGAAGGCGCGGTGCCGCAGCTCCCGCTGTCCGTGCTGAACTCGGTGATCGCCGTGTGCAAGCTCTCGTCGGACCTGTTCCCCGAACGGGCCGAGCTCTCCCCGGCGAGGGTGTCGGTGAGCGTCGGCCTCATGAACTTCGTCGGCTGCTGGTTCGGCGCCATGCCGTGCTGCCACGGCGCGGGCGGACTGGCGGGGCAGTACCGTTTCGGCGGCCGGAGCGGAGCGTCCGTGGTGTTCCTGGCCATCGGCAAGCTGGCGCTCGGCCTCGTGTTCGGCAACTCGTTCGTGACGATCCTCGGGCAGTTCCCCATCGGGATACTGGGCGTCATGCTGCTCTTCTCTGGGGTCGAGCTCGCCATGGCGTCGCGCGACATGGGCACGAAGGAGGAGTCCTTCGTCATGCTCATCTGCGCCGGCGTGTCGCTCACGGGCTCGAGCGCCGCACTGGGGTTCATCTCGGGAATTGTTTTGTACTTGCTGCTGCGCCTCCGAGACGTCGACTACCGAGGGCTGCTCGGTCGTTGGGGCGCTGGCCGGCGGCAAACCGGGAACAAAGCTGGAGGAGACGGTGACGAAGATGCTTGA